A portion of the Pan troglodytes isolate AG18354 chromosome 10, NHGRI_mPanTro3-v2.0_pri, whole genome shotgun sequence genome contains these proteins:
- the TMDD1 gene encoding transmembrane and death domain protein 1, which translates to MKPSNKCHVGVPVSVAGCWQPPCPQSPRPLGFPSVRSLLPPTIRGRSEPLPHRRRGARPRPRPRTVLGPWFPPGMAARTLAGALVLALWVWALAPAGAVDAMGPHAAVRLAELLTPEECGHFRSLLEAPEPDVEAELSRLSEDRLARPEPLNTTSGSPSRRRRREAAEDPAGRVAGPGEVSDGCREALAAWLAPQAASLSWDRLARALRRSGRPDVARELGKNLHQQATLQLRKFGQRFLPRPGAATRVPFAPAPAPRPRRAAVPAPDWDALQLIVERLPQPLYERSPMGWAGPLALGLLTGFVGALGTGALLVLLTLWITGGGGDGDRAWPGSPGPLATVQGWWETKPLLPKERRAPPGAWAADGPDSPSPHSALALSCKMGAQSWGSGALDGL; encoded by the coding sequence ATGAAACCCTCCAACAAGTGCCATGTCGGAGTCCCCGTCTCCGTCGCTGGGTGTTGGCAGCCCCCTTGTCCCCAGTCCCCTCGTCCACTAGGCTTCCCGAGTGTTCGGAGCCTCCTCCCTCCCACAATCCGCGGGCGTTCGGAACCCCTCCCCCATCGCCGGCGCGGAGCCCGTCCCCGTCCCCGTCCCCGCACAGTCCTCGGTCCCTGGTTCCCGCCAGGGATGGCGGCGCGAACTCTGGCGGGCGCCTTGGTCCTGGCGCTCTGGGTTTGGGCGCTGGCTCCGGCGGGGGCCGTGGACGCTATGGGCCCTCACGCAGCCGTCCGTCTGGCCGAGCTGCTGACCCCGGAGGAGTGCGGCCATTTCCGGTCGCTCCTGGAGGCGCCCGAGCCCGACGTGGAGGCCGAGTTGTCCCGGCTTTCTGAAGACCGGCTGGCGCGGCCTGAGCCGCTCAACACCACGTCGGGGTCTCCgagccggcggcggcggcgagagGCTGCCGAGGACCCGGCGGGCAGGGTAGCCGGACCTGGAGAGGTGTCCGACGGCTGCCGGGAGGCGCTGGCGGCCTGGCTGGCCCCCCAGGCCGCGTCCCTGTCCTGGGACCGCCTGGCTCGGGCCCTGCGGCGCAGCGGCCGCCCGGACGTGGCCAGGGAGCTGGGCAAGAACCTCCACCAGCAGGCGACGCTACAGCTGCGCAAGTTCGGGCAGCGCTTCCTGCCGCGGCCCGGCGCCGCCACCCGCGTGCCCTttgccccggccccggccccgcgcCCCCGGCGCGCCGCGGTCCCCGCGCCGGACTGGGACGCCCTGCAGCTGATCGTGGAGCGCCTGCCGCAGCCCCTGTACGAGCGGAGCCCCATGGGTTGGGCGGGGCCGCTGGCGCTCGGCCTCCTCACCGGCTTCGTGGGGGCGCTGGGCACCGGGGCGCTGCTCGTCCTGCTCACGCTGTGGATCACTggcggcggcggcgacggcgACCGGGCGTGGCCCGGCAGCCCCGGCCCGCTCGCCACAGTGCAGGGCTGGTGGGAAACAAAGCCGCTCCTTCCTAAAGAGCGGCGCGCGCCCCCGGGGGCCTGGGCTGCAGATGGGCCAGATTCTCCCTCACCTCACAGTGCCCTTgccctcagctgtaaaatgggagcaCAGTCTTGGGGCAGTGGTGCTTTGGACGGTTTATAA
- the FIGNL2 gene encoding fidgetin-like protein 2 isoform X2, with amino-acid sequence MHWTPEHAQPLNQWPEQHLDVSSTTPSPAHKLELPPGGRQRCHYAWAHDDISALTASNLLKRYAEKYSGVLDSPYERPALGGYSDTSFLNGAKGDPEPWPGPEPPYPLASLHEGLPGTKSGGSGGSGALGGSPVLAGNLPEPLYAGNACGGPSAAPEYAAGYGGGYLAPGYCAQTGAALPPPPPAALLQPPPPPGYGPSAPLYNYPAGGYAAQPGYGALPPPPGPPPAPYLTPGLPAPTPLPAPAPPTAYGFPTAAPGAESGLSLKRKAADEGPEGRYRKYAYEPAKAPVADGASYPAADNGECRGNGFRAKPPGAAEEASGKYGGGVPLKVLGSPVYGPQLEPFEKFPERAPAPRGGFAVPSGEPPKGVDPGALELVTSKMVDCGPPVQWADVAGQGALKAALEEELVWPLLRPPAYPGSLRPPRTVLLFGPRGAGKALLGRCLATQLGATLLRLRGATLAAPGAAEGARLLQAAFAAARCRPPSVLLISELEALLPARDDGAAAGGALQVPLLACLDGGCGAGADGVLVVGTTSRPAALDEATRRRFSLRFYVALPDSPARGQILQRALAQQGCALSERELAALVQGTQGFSGGELGQLCQQAAAGAGLPGLQRPLSYKDLEAALAKVGPRASAKELDSFVEWDKMYGSGH; translated from the coding sequence ATGCACTGGACACCAGAACACGCCCAGCCCCTCAACCAGTGGCCAGAGCAGCACCTGGACGTCTCCTCCACCACCCCGTCGCCGGCCCACAAGTTGGAGTTGCCCCCTGGGGGTCGCCAACGCTGCCACTACGCTTGGGCACACGACGACATCTCAGCCCTCACTGCCTCCAACCTCCTAAAGCGCTATGCAGAGAAGTACTCTGGGGTCTTGGATTCTCCCTACGAGCGTCCGGCCCTGGGCGGGTACAGCGACACCTCCTTCCTCAACGGCGCCAAAGGGGATCCCGAGCCCTGGCCAGGGCCGGAGCCACCCTACCCCTTGGCCTCACTCCACGAAGGCCTCCCAGGAACCAAGTCGGGCGGTAGCGGCGGTTCCGGGGCCCTGGGGGGCTCCCCAGTTTTAGCCGGGAACCTCCCTGAACCACTCTACGCCGGCAATGCGTGCGGGGGCCCATCGGCGGCGCCCGAGTACGCGGCCGGCTACGGCGGGGGGTACCTGGCGCCGGGTTACTGCGCGCAGACGGGCGCCGCGCTGCCCCCGCCGCCCCCGGCCGCGCTCCTGCAGCCCCCACCGCCTCCGGGGTACGGGCCCTCAGCGCCGCTGTACAACTATCCCGCAGGGGGCTACGCAGCGCAGCCCGGCTATGGCGCGCTCCCGCCGCCCCCAGGCCCACCCCCGGCCCCCTACCTGACCCCGGGCCTGCCCGCGCCCACGCCCCTGCCCGCGCCGGCACCGCCCACCGCCTATGGCTTCCCCACGGCCGCGCCGGGTGCCGAATCCGGGCTGTCGCTGAAGCGCAAGGCCGCCGACGAGGGGCCCGAGGGCCGCTACCGCAAGTACGCGTACGAGCCCGCCAAGGCCCCCGTGGCTGACGGAGCCTCCTACCCCGCCGCGGACAACGGCGAATGTCGGGGCAACGGGTTCCGGGCCAAGCCGCCAGGAGCCGCGGAGGAGGCGTCGGGCAAGTACGGTGGCGGCGTCCCCCTCAAGGTCCTGGGCTCCCCCGTCTACGGCCCGCAACTGGAGCCCTTTGAAAAGTTCCCGGAGCGGGCCCCGGCTCCTCGTGGGGGGTTCGCCGTGCCGTCGGGGGAGCCTCCCAAAGGCGTGGACCCTGGGGCCCTGGAGCTGGTGACGAGCAAGATGGTGGACTGCGGGCCCCCGGTGCAGTGGGCGGATGTGGCGGGCCAGGGCGCGCTCAAGGCGGCGCTGGAGGAGGAGCTGGTGTGGCCCCTGCTCAGGCCGCCCGCCTACCCGGGCAGCCTGCGCCCGCCGCGGACCGTCCTGCTCTTTGGGCCGCGGGGCGCGGGCAAAGCGCTGCTGGGCCGCTGCCTCGCCACGCAGCTGGGCGCCACGCTGTTGCGCCTGCGCGGCGCGACCCTGGCTGCGCCGGGCGCCGCCGAGGGCGCGCGCCTCCTCCAGGCCGCCTTCGCGGCCGCGCGCTGCCGCCCACCCTCCGTACTCCTCATCAGCGAGCTAGAGGCGCTGCTCCCCGCCCGGGACGACGGCGCGGCGGCAGGGGGCGCGCTGCAGGTGCCGCTCCTGGCCTGCCTGGACGGGGGCTGCGGCGCGGGGGCTGACGGCGTGCTGGTTGTGGGCACCACCTCGCGGCCCGCGGCTCTGGACGAGGCGACCCGCCGGCGCTTCTCTCTCCGCTTCTACGTGGCGCTGCCCGACAGCCCGGCCCGCGGGCAGATCCTGCAGCGGGCGCTGGCCCAGCAGGGCTGCGCGCTCAGTGAGCGGGAACTGGCGGCGCTGGTGCAGGGCACGCAGGGCTTCTCTGGGGGCGAGCTGGGGCAGCTGTGCCAGCAGGCGGCGGCCGGGGCGGGCCTCCCGGGGCTGCAGCGCCCCCTCTCCTACAAGGACCTGGAGGCGGCGCTGGCCAAGGTGGGCCCTAGGGCCTCTGCCAAGGAACTGGACTCGTTCGTGGAGTGGGACAAAATGTACGGCTCCGGACACTGA